The Terriglobia bacterium genome includes the window CTCCAGGTACTTAGGTTCTGATTTGACGTGTTAAGCTGCGCCCATGCAAGCGGCGCTGCAGGACGCTATCCGCAACTTTCCCGATCTGCGCACGCCGCGCCTGCTCCTGCGCCGCCTGCGCATGGAAGATGCTGACGACATCTTTGCCTATGCTTCCGATCCGCAGATGACACCGTTCGTCTTCTGGGAGCCGCACCGCACCATCGATGATACGCGCGAGTTTCTCCAGCGCACGCTGCAGGGATATGCGGACGGGCTTTCGCCCTGCTGGGGCATCCAGCACCTCGGCGACGGCGTCATCATTGGCGGTTGCGCATTCCACGAGGTCAGCGCGATGAACGCGCGCGGCGAGATCGG containing:
- a CDS encoding GNAT family N-acetyltransferase; this translates as MQAALQDAIRNFPDLRTPRLLLRRLRMEDADDIFAYASDPQMTPFVFWEPHRTIDDTREFLQRTLQGYADGLSPCWGIQHLGDGVIIGGCAFHEVSAMNARGEIGYALARKYWGQGLMTETVRAMLDYGFNTLHLNRIEARCDVENTGSWRVMEKVGMKLEGVLRQNIILHGRPRDARMYAILREDWATTRT